One segment of Desulfuromonas sp. DNA contains the following:
- a CDS encoding BCAM0308 family protein, producing MRKDTKFGISDKRGRAQTSSDPYLPEEGLKETSVCGSCQSVYRNKRWYTDPAGFEEARKSKDVGWVTCPACRKVAEHYPEGIVTLRGSYLWEHEEEIRNILKNEESKARAKNPLERIISVDRQGDDLCIETTEQKLAEHLGRALHKAHQGDLRVSWTDEHSVCRVTWERRA from the coding sequence ATGCGAAAAGACACCAAATTTGGAATCAGCGACAAGCGCGGCCGCGCCCAGACCAGCAGCGACCCCTACCTGCCCGAGGAAGGCCTGAAAGAGACCTCCGTCTGCGGCAGCTGCCAGTCCGTCTACCGCAACAAACGCTGGTACACAGACCCGGCGGGATTCGAAGAAGCCAGGAAGAGCAAAGACGTGGGCTGGGTCACCTGCCCCGCCTGCCGCAAGGTCGCCGAGCACTATCCCGAGGGGATCGTCACCCTGCGCGGCAGCTACCTGTGGGAACATGAGGAGGAGATCCGCAACATTCTCAAGAACGAGGAGAGCAAAGCCAGGGCCAAAAACCCCCTGGAGCGGATCATCAGCGTCGACCGGCAGGGGGACGACCTTTGCATCGAGACGACCGAGCAGAAGTTGGCCGAACACCTCGGCAGGGCTCTGCACAAGGCCCACCAGGGGGATCTGCGGGTATCCTGGACCGATGAGCACTCGGTCTGCAGGGTGACGTGGGAACGAAGGGCCTAA
- a CDS encoding complex I NDUFA9 subunit family protein, translated as MKVFVTGGTGFVGGEILRQLGAAGHEVRCLVRPGSEKKLATREGIETRPGDAADPATLAGALEGCDAVIHLVGIIREFPGRGITFEKLHAEATRNVVAAAQSQGVRRYLQMSANGSREGAATGYHRTKWLAEKAVRASSLDWTIFRPSLVFGAGGEFVNTLAELVRRLPVVPVFGDGRYRMAPVAVEDVARSFALALDKPETIGQTYLCCGPQDYSYDEVLDAIGAAVGKSRVCKVHQPLLLMKPLVALLEGVPRFPITSDQLTMLLEGNVCDPGPWAETFGLSPVSFAEGVKEILAG; from the coding sequence ATGAAGGTTTTCGTCACCGGGGGGACCGGTTTCGTGGGGGGAGAGATCCTGCGCCAGCTGGGCGCGGCGGGGCACGAAGTGCGCTGCCTGGTGCGCCCCGGCTCCGAGAAGAAGCTTGCGACCCGCGAGGGGATCGAGACCCGACCGGGCGACGCCGCCGACCCCGCGACCCTGGCTGGGGCCCTCGAAGGGTGCGACGCGGTCATCCACCTGGTCGGCATCATCCGGGAGTTCCCGGGGCGGGGGATCACCTTTGAAAAGCTGCACGCCGAGGCGACCCGCAACGTGGTCGCGGCGGCTCAGAGCCAGGGGGTGCGACGCTACCTGCAGATGAGCGCCAACGGCTCCCGCGAAGGAGCCGCCACCGGCTATCACCGGACCAAGTGGCTGGCCGAGAAGGCTGTGCGCGCCTCCTCCCTCGACTGGACGATCTTCCGCCCGTCCCTCGTCTTCGGGGCGGGGGGCGAGTTCGTCAACACCCTCGCCGAACTGGTCCGTCGCCTGCCGGTAGTCCCGGTTTTCGGCGACGGCCGCTACCGCATGGCCCCGGTGGCGGTGGAGGACGTGGCCCGAAGCTTCGCCCTCGCCCTGGACAAGCCGGAGACCATCGGCCAGACCTACCTCTGCTGCGGCCCGCAGGACTACAGCTACGACGAGGTCCTCGACGCCATCGGCGCGGCCGTTGGCAAGAGCCGCGTGTGCAAAGTCCACCAGCCCCTGCTCCTGATGAAACCCCTCGTCGCCCTGCTCGAGGGGGTGCCCCGCTTCCCCATCACCAGCGACCAACTGACCATGCTCCTCGAGGGGAACGTCTGCGACCCTGGCCCCTGGGCCGAGACCTTCGGGCTCTCCCCGGTCTCCTTCGCCGAGGGGGTGAAGGAGATCCTCGCTGGCTAA
- a CDS encoding cyclase family protein, with amino-acid sequence MPLHDISVPLSPALPRYPGDPPFERMEETVPGTPESFRLSRLRLGSHAGTHLDAPAHLLGEEGTVGDIPLETLVGPCMVVDLAHRRGDIRGEELRKLKLKGQGRLLLRTRNSLLWSRSDFSEDYDGLTPDGAAYLVEIGVRLVGIDYLSIEPFRSTGAVHRTLLEAGVTVLEGLNLSGVKRGPYELICLPLRLDGAEGAPCRAVLRAPEAPPTREEHHTRWPR; translated from the coding sequence ATGCCCCTGCACGACATCAGCGTCCCCCTCTCCCCCGCCCTCCCCCGCTATCCGGGGGATCCCCCCTTCGAAAGGATGGAGGAAACGGTCCCGGGTACGCCAGAGAGTTTCCGCCTCAGCCGGCTGCGCCTGGGTAGCCACGCCGGCACCCACCTCGACGCCCCCGCCCACCTGCTGGGGGAGGAGGGAACCGTCGGAGACATTCCCCTGGAGACCCTCGTCGGGCCGTGCATGGTGGTGGACCTGGCCCACCGCCGGGGGGACATCAGGGGAGAAGAACTGAGAAAACTCAAGCTGAAGGGCCAGGGCCGCCTCCTGCTGCGCACCCGCAACTCCCTGCTCTGGTCCCGGTCCGACTTCAGCGAGGACTACGACGGCCTGACCCCGGACGGGGCCGCCTACCTGGTAGAGATCGGGGTCCGGTTGGTGGGCATCGACTACCTCTCGATCGAGCCCTTCCGCTCCACCGGGGCGGTGCACCGGACCCTCCTGGAGGCCGGCGTGACCGTGCTCGAGGGGCTCAACCTGTCCGGGGTGAAACGGGGCCCTTACGAGCTGATCTGCCTGCCGCTGCGTCTCGACGGCGCCGAGGGCGCTCCCTGCCGGGCCGTTCTGCGCGCCCCCGAAGCGCCGCCCACTCGCGAAGAGCACCACACCCGCTGGCCGCGCTAG
- a CDS encoding archease, translating into MASYRLLEHTADMGIEASAATLEELFVEAARGLTEILFGVIEASPFVEETVTIGGADREELLVNWLNEILFLFEIRSLVPLDFQVSEVGKDFLKGVVRGTPFDPKEHLVQREVKAATYHQVKVEKRDDLWRARVYLDL; encoded by the coding sequence GTGGCGAGCTACCGGCTGCTGGAACACACTGCCGACATGGGAATCGAGGCCTCCGCCGCGACCCTTGAAGAGCTCTTTGTCGAGGCCGCCCGTGGCCTGACAGAAATCCTCTTCGGAGTCATTGAGGCTTCCCCGTTCGTGGAGGAGACGGTCACCATCGGCGGAGCGGATCGGGAGGAGTTGCTCGTCAACTGGCTCAACGAGATTCTGTTCCTCTTTGAGATCCGCAGCCTGGTGCCCCTCGATTTCCAGGTCTCGGAAGTCGGGAAGGACTTCCTGAAAGGCGTGGTTCGCGGGACGCCCTTCGACCCGAAGGAACATCTTGTGCAGAGGGAAGTCAAAGCCGCAACCTACCACCAGGTCAAGGTGGAGAAAAGGGACGATCTGTGGCGGGCCCGGGTCTACCTGGACCTGTAA
- a CDS encoding V-type ATP synthase subunit D, translating into MIHPTRTNLLLLKDKSRSVVNSIAILKGRRQALIRELLSASLPLLRARDEIRTLYGRALTELQLSLGHEGDDFVRSLVPLSRRELGLQIVPRKVMGVAYRDVTVEQSPVRSPDQREYDFAVTTPHLEEAIGLFETVVEEMLRIAAFEAKLKRLGAELLRITRRIRVLEERIQPRLRAQIRSIAQYLGEREREAHYRLKLFKGKVVGG; encoded by the coding sequence ATGATTCACCCGACCCGGACCAACCTGCTCCTGCTCAAGGACAAGTCCCGCTCGGTGGTCAACAGCATCGCCATCCTCAAGGGGCGCCGCCAGGCGCTGATCCGCGAGCTGCTCTCCGCCAGCCTCCCCCTGCTGCGGGCCCGGGACGAGATCCGTACCCTCTACGGCCGGGCCCTGACCGAGCTGCAGCTGAGCCTCGGCCACGAGGGAGACGATTTCGTCCGTTCCCTGGTGCCGCTGAGCCGCCGGGAGCTGGGGCTGCAGATCGTCCCCCGCAAGGTCATGGGGGTCGCCTACCGCGACGTGACCGTAGAGCAGAGCCCGGTCCGTTCTCCGGACCAGAGGGAGTACGACTTCGCAGTCACCACCCCTCACCTGGAGGAGGCGATCGGCCTGTTCGAGACGGTCGTCGAGGAGATGCTGCGCATCGCCGCCTTCGAGGCGAAGCTGAAGCGCCTGGGGGCAGAACTGCTGCGCATAACCCGGCGCATTCGGGTCCTGGAGGAGCGCATCCAGCCGCGGTTGCGGGCCCAGATCCGCAGTATCGCCCAGTATCTCGGCGAGCGGGAGCGGGAGGCCCACTACCGGCTCAAACTGTTCAAGGGGAAGGTGGTCGGAGGTTAG
- a CDS encoding nickel-dependent hydrogenase large subunit has product MAKKIVVDPITRIEGHLRIEAQIEGGKIAAAWSSSTAFRGIETILKGRDPRDAHHFTQRFCGVCTTVHSMASIRCVEDALKIQIPDNARLIRNLIMASQNVQDHVIHFYHLHALDWVDITGALKADPAATAKLAQSLSDWPKSSAAYFKTVQERIGAFVGTGRLGPFQNAYWGHSAYKLPPEANLMAVAHYLEALEWQKDVIKVHAILGAKNPHPQTFLVGGMAIPVDPDSQNALNADKLALIRKLLRKAHRFVEQVYIPDLLAVASFYKEWAGIGGGVGNFLAYGDFPMDNGGASENLYFPRGVVMGKDLANVMEMDPAKITEYVTHSWYTYDQGDDKGLHPFDGETSPKYTGPKPPYEHLDTDQKYSWVKSPRYLDQPMEVGPLARMVIAYAKGHPEVQQTVNFVLGKLGVGPEALFSTLGRTAARGIETLLLSGKAEEWLNGLADNMGRGILEVHNGDRWDPSTWPAEAQGFGFHEAPRGALGHWVRIENGAIANYQAVVPSTWNAGPRDALGQMGPYEAALVGTPVADPEKPVEILRTIHSFDPCLACAVHVLDGTGSEIVRVRAL; this is encoded by the coding sequence ATGGCCAAGAAGATTGTTGTCGATCCGATTACCCGTATTGAGGGCCACCTGCGCATCGAGGCCCAGATAGAGGGGGGCAAGATCGCCGCGGCCTGGAGCTCCTCCACCGCCTTCCGCGGCATCGAAACCATCCTCAAGGGGCGCGACCCGCGCGACGCTCACCACTTCACCCAGCGTTTCTGCGGGGTCTGCACGACGGTCCACTCCATGGCGAGCATCCGTTGCGTCGAGGACGCCCTCAAGATCCAGATTCCCGACAACGCCCGCCTGATCCGCAACCTGATCATGGCCAGCCAGAACGTACAGGACCACGTCATCCACTTCTACCACCTGCACGCTCTCGACTGGGTGGACATCACCGGGGCTCTCAAGGCCGACCCGGCCGCCACCGCCAAGCTGGCCCAGTCCCTGTCGGACTGGCCCAAGTCGAGCGCCGCCTATTTCAAGACGGTCCAGGAGAGGATCGGCGCCTTTGTCGGCACCGGCCGCCTCGGCCCCTTTCAGAACGCCTACTGGGGGCACAGCGCCTACAAGCTGCCGCCCGAGGCCAACCTGATGGCGGTGGCCCACTACCTCGAGGCCCTCGAATGGCAGAAGGACGTGATCAAGGTCCACGCCATCCTCGGCGCCAAGAACCCCCATCCCCAGACCTTCCTCGTCGGGGGGATGGCGATCCCCGTCGATCCCGACAGCCAGAACGCCCTCAACGCCGACAAGCTCGCCCTGATCCGCAAACTGCTGCGCAAGGCCCACAGGTTCGTCGAGCAGGTCTACATCCCCGACCTGCTGGCGGTGGCCTCCTTTTACAAGGAGTGGGCCGGCATCGGCGGCGGGGTCGGCAACTTCCTCGCCTACGGCGACTTCCCCATGGACAATGGCGGCGCTTCGGAGAACCTCTACTTCCCCCGCGGGGTGGTCATGGGCAAGGACCTGGCCAACGTCATGGAGATGGACCCGGCCAAGATCACCGAATACGTGACCCACTCGTGGTACACCTACGACCAGGGGGACGACAAGGGGTTGCATCCCTTCGACGGAGAGACCAGCCCCAAGTACACCGGCCCAAAACCACCCTACGAGCATCTCGATACCGACCAGAAGTACTCCTGGGTCAAATCGCCCCGCTACCTGGACCAACCGATGGAGGTCGGTCCCCTGGCGCGCATGGTCATCGCCTACGCCAAGGGGCATCCCGAGGTCCAGCAGACGGTCAATTTCGTCCTCGGCAAGCTGGGGGTCGGCCCCGAGGCCCTCTTCTCCACCCTCGGCCGCACCGCCGCCCGGGGCATCGAGACCCTGCTCCTTTCGGGCAAGGCAGAAGAGTGGCTCAACGGACTGGCGGACAACATGGGCCGGGGCATTCTCGAAGTGCACAACGGCGACCGGTGGGATCCTTCCACATGGCCTGCCGAGGCCCAGGGCTTCGGTTTTCACGAGGCCCCCCGCGGGGCCCTCGGCCATTGGGTCCGCATCGAAAATGGGGCCATCGCCAACTATCAGGCCGTGGTCCCCTCCACCTGGAACGCCGGTCCGCGCGACGCCCTGGGGCAGATGGGCCCTTACGAGGCCGCCCTGGTCGGCACCCCTGTGGCCGACCCGGAAAAGCCGGTGGAAATCCTGCGCACGATCCATTCCTTCGACCCCTGCCTGGCCTGCGCGGTCCACGTCCTGGACGGGACCGGCTCGGAAATCGTCCGGGTTCGGGCTCTTTAG
- a CDS encoding hydrogenase small subunit, translated as MKDHHPSDQASVPEGILESWEAKGVSRRDFLKFCSAMTATLALPATFVPRIAQALEDTRIPVIWLEFQACTGDTEALLRGNQPTAAELILDHLSVEYIETVMAAAGHQAEEAKNRAVEKYKGQYLVLVDGSVPTGEGGAYCTIAGESALEVARKVCGNAAATIAVGSCASFGGVPAAAPNPTGAVSIAEAVPGATVLNMPGCPVNAQNLTAVIVHFLTFGRLPATDRLGRPLFAYGKRIHDNCERRIHFDAGQYAEGFGDEGHRKGYCLYKLGCKGPETFHNCPSVRYNEGQSWPVMAGHGCIGCSEPGFWDTMSPFYRRLPNVPGFGVEATADKIGLGLAAATALAFGAHGVASAFRKGDKVEADKVIKED; from the coding sequence ATGAAGGACCACCACCCGTCCGATCAGGCTTCGGTGCCTGAAGGAATCCTGGAGAGCTGGGAGGCCAAAGGGGTCAGTCGTCGGGATTTTCTCAAGTTCTGCAGCGCGATGACCGCTACCCTGGCCCTGCCGGCGACCTTCGTGCCCCGCATCGCCCAGGCCCTCGAGGACACGCGGATACCGGTCATCTGGCTCGAGTTCCAGGCCTGCACCGGGGACACCGAAGCCCTGCTGCGGGGCAACCAGCCGACCGCGGCCGAGCTGATCCTCGACCACCTCTCGGTGGAATACATCGAGACAGTGATGGCCGCCGCCGGCCACCAGGCCGAAGAAGCCAAGAACCGGGCGGTGGAGAAGTACAAGGGGCAGTACCTGGTCCTGGTGGACGGTTCGGTGCCGACCGGCGAGGGAGGGGCCTATTGCACCATCGCCGGCGAGAGCGCCCTCGAGGTCGCGCGCAAGGTGTGCGGCAACGCCGCCGCCACGATCGCCGTGGGCAGCTGTGCCTCCTTCGGGGGGGTGCCGGCCGCGGCGCCCAATCCCACCGGGGCGGTCTCCATCGCCGAGGCGGTGCCCGGGGCGACGGTGCTCAACATGCCGGGCTGCCCGGTCAACGCCCAGAACCTGACGGCGGTCATCGTCCACTTCCTCACCTTCGGCAGGCTCCCCGCCACCGACCGCCTGGGCCGCCCTCTCTTCGCCTACGGCAAGCGCATCCACGACAACTGCGAGCGGCGCATCCACTTCGACGCCGGCCAGTACGCCGAGGGTTTCGGCGACGAGGGGCACCGCAAGGGCTACTGCCTGTACAAGCTCGGCTGCAAGGGTCCCGAGACCTTCCACAACTGCCCGTCGGTGCGTTACAACGAGGGGCAGAGCTGGCCGGTCATGGCCGGCCACGGCTGCATCGGCTGCTCGGAGCCCGGCTTCTGGGACACCATGAGTCCCTTCTACCGGCGCCTTCCCAATGTGCCCGGTTTCGGCGTCGAGGCCACCGCCGACAAGATCGGCCTCGGCCTGGCGGCGGCCACCGCCCTGGCCTTCGGGGCCCACGGGGTGGCGAGCGCCTTCCGCAAGGGGGATAAGGTCGAAGCTGATAAAGTGATCAAGGAGGACTAG
- a CDS encoding V-type ATP synthase subunit B, which yields MRLAEHAYATIASIRGALLFLDGVHGARLGEAVRIVFPDGRGMAGEVLKVERETVLIQAFGETRGLDVENSAVVFSDALKRAPLSADCIGRVFDGSFRPIDGLPMFVPEGWVPLLGAPINPAARAEPEEFIETGFSTIDGLNTLVKGQKLPVFSCAGLPSKEMAAAILQGSRLAGGGDFVVVFVALGLTHHDFTFYLQALEGMKGDFVAFVNRADEPVVERLLAPRLGLAVAEDLAFSRGMDVLVLVTDMANYCDALREVSTAREELPGRRGYPGYMYSDLASIYERAGRIKGRPGSVTMVPVVTMPEDDITHPIPDLTGYITEGQVVLSRELHQKGIFPPVDVLPSLSRLMQHGIGEGHTRADHRRIANLLYRTYAKGRELRKLEAIVGREGMIEADQQMLDLADAFEEEIVRQGLERRSIGQTLDAGLELLRRFGVEEP from the coding sequence ATGCGCCTTGCCGAACACGCCTATGCAACCATCGCCTCCATCCGGGGGGCCCTGCTCTTTCTGGACGGGGTCCACGGGGCCCGCCTCGGCGAGGCGGTGCGTATCGTCTTCCCGGACGGCAGAGGCATGGCCGGGGAGGTCCTGAAGGTCGAGAGAGAGACGGTGCTGATCCAGGCCTTCGGGGAGACCCGGGGGCTTGACGTGGAGAACTCCGCGGTGGTCTTCAGCGACGCGCTGAAGAGGGCGCCGCTCTCCGCGGACTGCATCGGACGGGTCTTCGACGGCTCCTTTCGGCCCATCGACGGCCTGCCCATGTTCGTCCCCGAGGGGTGGGTGCCGCTGCTCGGTGCTCCCATCAACCCCGCCGCCCGGGCCGAGCCGGAGGAGTTCATCGAGACCGGCTTTTCCACCATCGACGGACTCAACACCCTCGTCAAGGGGCAGAAACTGCCGGTCTTCTCCTGCGCCGGGCTTCCCTCCAAGGAGATGGCCGCGGCCATCCTCCAGGGCTCTCGGCTGGCCGGGGGGGGCGACTTCGTGGTGGTCTTCGTGGCCCTCGGCCTGACCCACCACGACTTCACCTTCTACCTTCAGGCCCTGGAGGGGATGAAGGGCGACTTCGTGGCCTTCGTCAACCGGGCCGACGAGCCGGTGGTCGAAAGGCTGCTGGCGCCGCGCCTCGGCCTGGCCGTCGCCGAGGACCTGGCCTTCTCCCGGGGGATGGACGTGCTGGTGCTGGTCACCGACATGGCCAATTACTGCGACGCCCTGCGCGAGGTCTCCACCGCCCGGGAAGAGCTCCCCGGGCGGCGGGGCTACCCCGGCTACATGTACTCGGACCTGGCCTCCATCTACGAGCGGGCCGGGCGTATCAAGGGCCGGCCCGGGTCGGTGACGATGGTTCCGGTGGTGACCATGCCCGAGGACGACATCACCCACCCCATCCCCGACCTCACCGGCTATATCACCGAGGGGCAGGTCGTCCTCTCCCGGGAGCTTCACCAGAAGGGGATCTTCCCCCCCGTAGACGTCCTTCCCAGCCTCTCCCGGCTCATGCAGCACGGCATCGGCGAGGGCCACACCCGGGCCGACCACCGGCGCATCGCCAACCTGCTCTACCGCACCTACGCCAAGGGGCGCGAACTGCGCAAGCTGGAGGCGATCGTCGGTCGGGAGGGGATGATCGAGGCCGACCAGCAGATGCTCGACCTGGCCGACGCCTTCGAGGAGGAGATCGTCAGGCAGGGCCTGGAGCGTCGCAGCATCGGCCAGACCCTCGACGCCGGCCTGGAGTTGCTGCGGCGCTTCGGAGTGGAGGAGCCATGA
- a CDS encoding hydrogenase maturation protease, whose product MRALILGLGNALMTDDALGVLAVEELQSRYRFPAGVRVVDGGTLGLDLLPLLEGVDRLLLVDALQMGAKPGAVFRLAGEEVPRALASKLSVHQMGAQDLLALAELRGHLPGELVVWGVQPR is encoded by the coding sequence GTGAGGGCGCTGATACTCGGCCTCGGTAATGCCCTGATGACCGATGACGCCCTCGGGGTGCTGGCGGTCGAAGAACTGCAAAGCCGGTACCGCTTTCCTGCCGGGGTGAGAGTCGTGGACGGCGGAACCCTCGGACTCGATCTGCTGCCCCTCCTGGAGGGGGTGGACCGGCTGCTGCTGGTCGATGCTCTGCAGATGGGGGCCAAGCCGGGGGCGGTCTTCCGGTTGGCCGGGGAGGAGGTGCCGCGGGCCCTGGCCAGCAAGTTGTCGGTGCACCAGATGGGGGCTCAGGATCTGCTTGCTCTGGCCGAGCTGCGCGGGCACCTGCCCGGGGAGCTGGTGGTCTGGGGGGTCCAGCCACGCTAA
- the cybH gene encoding Ni/Fe-hydrogenase, b-type cytochrome subunit → MEIRYVWELPVRLTHWVNALCVVVLSLTGFYIGHPFIGGAGSAAFVMGWVRFVHFTFAYLFLVSVLVRYYWFFAGNHDSSWRMYTSWFTREGRGRALKFFRYYTFTGRTIPYEVGHNPLAVLAYAAVFTLFVVQIVTGFALYGQFAPGGFWDGTLGWLLVSFDSQNLRLVHHLVMWLLTGFAINHVYSAWLMDVKEMNGTMSSIFGGYKYIEPEDLS, encoded by the coding sequence ATGGAAATACGCTATGTCTGGGAACTTCCGGTCCGCCTGACCCACTGGGTCAACGCTCTGTGCGTGGTGGTGCTGTCCCTCACAGGCTTCTACATCGGACATCCCTTTATTGGCGGTGCCGGCTCGGCGGCCTTCGTCATGGGCTGGGTCCGCTTTGTCCACTTCACTTTCGCCTACCTCTTCCTCGTCTCGGTGCTGGTCAGGTACTACTGGTTCTTCGCCGGAAACCACGACTCTTCCTGGAGGATGTACACCTCCTGGTTCACCAGGGAGGGACGGGGCAGGGCCTTGAAATTCTTCCGTTACTACACCTTCACCGGCCGGACCATCCCCTACGAGGTCGGCCATAACCCCCTTGCAGTGCTGGCCTACGCCGCGGTCTTCACCCTCTTCGTGGTCCAGATCGTGACCGGCTTCGCCCTCTACGGCCAGTTCGCCCCGGGCGGATTCTGGGACGGCACGCTCGGGTGGCTGCTGGTCAGCTTCGATTCCCAGAACCTGCGTCTGGTCCATCATCTGGTGATGTGGCTGCTGACAGGTTTCGCCATTAACCACGTCTACAGCGCCTGGCTGATGGACGTGAAGGAGATGAACGGCACCATGAGCAGCATTTTCGGCGGTTACAAGTACATCGAGCCGGAGGACCTCTCGTGA
- a CDS encoding TVP38/TMEM64 family protein — translation MSETSSKAGLKFALLILFLAALVALAKFTGVGSYLSQEQLGRFLEQAGFWAPLIYIVLYIVFTVFAFPGVVLTIAGALAFGALPATLYIVAGATIGACGCFLMARTLGRDFVARFLRGGKLKDFDESIEKHGLKILFIMRLIPLFPFNGINFGAGLSKVSFRYYFISTALGIIPGTFAYCYLTEATQKAAGGGWRAFLTPDFLLPLGLFLVMVVVLPLVYKKMRKGKEGP, via the coding sequence ATGAGCGAAACGTCTAGCAAGGCCGGCCTCAAGTTCGCCCTGCTGATCCTGTTTCTGGCCGCTCTGGTGGCGCTGGCCAAGTTCACCGGCGTCGGCAGCTACCTGTCCCAGGAGCAGCTCGGCCGCTTCCTGGAGCAGGCGGGCTTCTGGGCGCCGCTGATCTACATCGTGCTCTACATCGTCTTCACCGTCTTCGCCTTCCCGGGGGTGGTCCTCACCATCGCCGGGGCCCTGGCCTTCGGCGCCCTGCCCGCCACCCTCTACATCGTCGCCGGCGCCACGATCGGCGCCTGCGGCTGTTTTCTCATGGCCCGCACCCTGGGCCGGGACTTCGTGGCCCGCTTCCTGCGGGGGGGCAAACTCAAGGATTTCGACGAGAGCATCGAAAAGCACGGTCTCAAGATCCTCTTCATCATGCGCCTGATCCCCCTCTTCCCCTTCAACGGCATCAACTTCGGAGCGGGCCTCTCCAAGGTCAGCTTCCGGTACTACTTCATCTCCACCGCCCTCGGGATCATTCCGGGCACCTTTGCCTACTGCTACCTCACCGAAGCGACTCAGAAGGCCGCGGGGGGGGGATGGCGGGCCTTCCTCACCCCCGACTTCCTTCTGCCCCTCGGGCTTTTCCTGGTCATGGTGGTCGTACTGCCCCTGGTCTACAAAAAGATGCGCAAAGGCAAGGAAGGGCCCTGA
- a CDS encoding RtcB family protein, which translates to MTVKIEKIDACRWRIPREGAMRTEGLVFASEAMMAFLQKEQALEQVRNVATLPGIVGPSIAMPDIHWGYGFPIGGVAAFEPEEGVVSPGGVGYDINCGVRLLRSGLAAAEARPRLKELVNTLFRNVPSGVGSQRRDLKLLHQEERKVLQKGARWAVEHGYGGEEDLRHIEAGGTIAGADPEFVSDRAMERGRAQLGTLGSGNHFLEVQEVEEIQDRKAADALGLFPGQLTVTIHTGSRGFGHQVCDDYILVMLAASRRYGIDLPDRQLCCAPLKSPEALQYMAAMACAANFAFANRQLITAWVRESFEQVLGLGPGDLRLSVIYDVCHNIAKWETHTVGGRERRLCVHRKGATRAFPPGHPETPEAYRAVGQPVLIPGDMGRYSYVLVGTEGGFAETFGSTCHGAGRMLSRHAAKKLARGRNIEAELAARGILIRAAGRATVAEEIPEAYKDVAEVVQVVQQDGIGKIVARLRPLAVVKG; encoded by the coding sequence ATGACCGTGAAAATCGAGAAAATCGACGCCTGCCGCTGGCGCATCCCCCGGGAAGGGGCGATGCGCACCGAGGGGCTGGTCTTCGCCAGCGAGGCGATGATGGCCTTCCTGCAGAAGGAGCAGGCCCTCGAGCAGGTGCGCAACGTGGCCACCCTTCCCGGCATCGTCGGCCCCTCCATCGCCATGCCCGACATTCACTGGGGCTACGGCTTCCCCATCGGCGGAGTCGCCGCCTTCGAGCCCGAAGAAGGGGTCGTTTCCCCCGGCGGGGTCGGCTACGACATCAACTGCGGGGTACGCCTGCTGCGCAGCGGCCTGGCCGCCGCAGAGGCCCGCCCCCGACTCAAGGAACTGGTCAACACCCTGTTCCGCAACGTCCCCTCCGGGGTCGGCTCACAGCGCCGCGACCTGAAGCTTTTGCATCAGGAAGAGCGCAAGGTGCTGCAGAAGGGAGCACGCTGGGCGGTGGAGCACGGCTATGGCGGCGAGGAGGATTTGCGCCACATCGAAGCGGGGGGCACCATCGCCGGGGCCGATCCGGAGTTCGTCTCCGATCGTGCCATGGAGAGGGGTCGGGCCCAGCTCGGCACCCTGGGCAGCGGGAATCACTTTCTGGAGGTTCAGGAGGTGGAGGAGATTCAGGACCGCAAGGCCGCCGACGCCCTGGGGCTCTTCCCCGGCCAGCTGACCGTGACCATCCACACCGGAAGCCGGGGGTTCGGCCACCAGGTCTGCGACGACTACATCCTGGTCATGCTCGCGGCGAGCCGCAGGTACGGCATCGACCTGCCCGACCGGCAACTGTGCTGCGCTCCCCTGAAGAGCCCCGAAGCGCTCCAGTACATGGCCGCCATGGCCTGCGCAGCCAACTTCGCCTTCGCCAACCGCCAGCTCATCACCGCCTGGGTGCGCGAGTCCTTCGAGCAGGTGCTCGGCCTGGGACCGGGCGACCTGCGCCTGTCGGTCATCTACGACGTCTGCCACAACATCGCCAAGTGGGAGACCCACACCGTCGGGGGCCGCGAGCGGCGCCTCTGCGTCCACCGCAAGGGGGCCACCCGCGCCTTCCCCCCCGGCCACCCCGAGACTCCCGAGGCGTACCGCGCGGTAGGGCAGCCGGTCCTCATCCCCGGGGACATGGGGCGCTACTCCTACGTACTGGTCGGAACCGAGGGGGGCTTCGCGGAGACCTTCGGCTCCACCTGCCACGGCGCCGGCCGGATGCTGTCGCGACACGCCGCCAAGAAACTTGCCCGCGGCCGCAACATCGAGGCCGAACTGGCGGCCCGGGGCATCCTCATCCGCGCCGCGGGCCGGGCCACCGTCGCCGAGGAGATTCCCGAGGCGTACAAGGACGTCGCCGAAGTGGTTCAGGTAGTTCAGCAGGACGGCATCGGCAAGATCGTCGCCCGCCTCCGCCCGCTGGCGGTGGTGAAGGGGTAG